A single genomic interval of Synergistaceae bacterium harbors:
- a CDS encoding iron-only hydrogenase system regulator yields the protein METRVAVMSIIVEDTTKIETLNNILHEYRDYIIGRMGLPYRPKKINIISIALDAPQDIISALSGKIGNLEGVSVKTAFSKDN from the coding sequence ATGGAAACAAGGGTCGCCGTTATGAGCATTATCGTAGAAGACACTACAAAAATAGAGACTCTAAATAATATCTTGCATGAATACCGGGATTATATAATCGGCCGCATGGGTCTGCCTTATCGACCTAAGAAAATAAATATTATCAGCATCGCACTTGACGCGCCTCAAGATATTATTTCTGCATTATCCGGAAAAATCGGCAATCTTGAAGGAGTCAGCGTAAAAACTGCATTCTCGAAAGATAATTAA